In Perca flavescens isolate YP-PL-M2 chromosome 7, PFLA_1.0, whole genome shotgun sequence, the following proteins share a genomic window:
- the LOC114559284 gene encoding general transcription factor II-I repeat domain-containing protein 2-like — protein MSAHARKRKVDAECRIFNKNWTAKYLFTEVGGKAVCLVCGERIAVFKDYNLSRHYETTHAEKYKNLSDAERARTSEALLAKLQKQQGFFTKLHTSRDAATKTSFVISHKIAKNSKPFSEGEFVKECLVDSAALICPEKKGAFEQVPLSRRTVTRRIEEIAGNLELQLQREVACFDFFSLALDESCDVRDTAQLLPWDYGLQDYGGAGSNAVDERNNDREQSVYGGHGH, from the exons ATGTCCGCTCATGCTAGAAAAAGAAAGGTAGATGCCGAATGCAGGATTTTCAACAAAAATTGGACTGCtaagtatttatttactgaagTCGGAGGTAAAGCAGTGTGTTTAGTTTGCGGGGAGCGGATCGCCGTGTTTAAGGACTACAATTTGAGTCGGCATTACGAGACAACACACGCAGAGAAATACAAAAACTTGTCTGATGCTGAAAGGGCACGAACATCGGAAGCTTTGCTAGCTAAGCTGCAAAAGCAGCAAGGCTTCTTTACCAAGCTTCACACATCCAGGGATGCAGCAACCAAGACCAGCTTCGTGATATCCCACAAAATCGCTAAAAACAGTAAGCCATTCTCGGAGGGGGAGTTTGTCAAAGAGTGCTTGGTGGACTCTGCAGCACTAATATGCCCTGAAAAAAAAGGAGCATTTGAGCAAGTCCCGCTGTCCAGGCGAACCGTGACGAGAAGGATCGAGGAAATTGCGGGAAATCTGGAGCTTCAACTGCAACGTGAAGTGGCatgttttgactttttctccTTGGCTTTGGACGAGAGCTGTGATGTCCGCGACACAGCCCAGCTACTCCCGTGGGATTACGGACTTCAAGATTACGGAGGAGCTGGCAGCAATGCGGTCGATGAAAGGAACAACGACAGGGAGCAATCTGTTTACGGAG GGCACGGGCATTGA